In the genome of Mercurialis annua linkage group LG8, ddMerAnnu1.2, whole genome shotgun sequence, the window CtgcttttaactttttttcgtGGAAAACTATCTCGCCTCTTAGATGATTCGCCCTTTTTCAGCTTCATATAGTCACCAAGTATCTGATCGTCATCACTTGAATAATCGTCATTTTCAACAATTTTTGTTTTACCAGTTTGAAAAAATCCAGAAATATTGGGATTAGATTTTTCTTCAACCGATGGCACAATATTCTTCAACTTCAGctgatataataaaaattaaaacagttactaaacaaaatgtggtagatacataaaaaatacataaaaaaatgactaaacAATACTGATATTTAACAAACCTCTTGACGCGACAGATTGAAAAAAGTTTCATTGAGATACTTTTTCTTTAGTTTCATATCAGTGTTGTACCACTTTAACATTCTAGGTATCATTGCAGCATCTTCATTCAACAAACAAATCTTCATTCTCGCAACGGGACAAACCTCATAAAACCACAATTGAAGTACAAGCGGAAAGCCATTAAGCCTATAAAATTGAAGACGCTTGTTCGAAAGAACTCGATTTTTCATATCAGAAATTGTATTACGAAAAACCAAAATTCCCCACGGAAAGGAATTGTAATCACCGCTATCAACCATATCTACTAAAAATCTACTCACATTCTGGTATTTGGTTTCATGAGAAAACAGAAAACACTCATACAAATAAATCACAGCCAACTTGACAGCATCCTCATCACTCCTAAACGACTTATTCATCAATAAAAAGCCTAAACTGTCTCTAGTAATCTCACTATTTGGAAAATATGTATCTAACAAAAAGTTTTTAGGAGTAGAATACGAAAGAGTATTACAATCTCCTACACATTTTAGCCCAGTTATAACCGCAAACTCCTCTATGCTAAAACGCAACTTGTAGCTAGAAATCTTCAACCAAAGTTCAGAAGCATTAGGATGTTTAACCTCATGCATCAGCAGGGAATGAAGCAGTTGTGGCTGGTTAAAAACAGGCTTAAGATCAAGAAAATGACCAAGAAAAGTACCACGAAAAAGTTCCAACTGCCGCGGAGATAAAATATTCTTTATATTTTCAATAATATTGAACCGCGGGGCAATTGTAATTCTGCAACTGTAACGGTTTTCAGGAGCAAGCAAGTAATCCCAGTtctacaaaaaacaaaaacaaaaatagaacAAAGCTAAAATACACAGTACAAAACACAGATACGtaaaaaatacatcaaaaatacataaaaaatacatcAATATGTACAAAAATTAGGTTTTAAAAAGgatgaaaataacaaaaatacattacaaacaaatgaaaataaCCCATTTAAAATGAAAGacaatacataaaaaatacaaaaatacaaacaaaatcAGGTTTCAATAGATGAAAAAAATACttcaaaaatacataaaacaacACATAACTCATAACCCATAACACagtatcatatatataaataaataacgtataataatcaaaaaataaactaaaacccATAACTCTAAAAATGAAGAACATGCAAATCTCTTTTAGTGTGATGATAAAAATACCTTCAGTAAACGGGTAGGATCTTTAAAAATAACTGGTTTCTCCTCTAACTTTCCAATAGAACCCGCATCAAAAGTTAGCTTCCTCTTTTTTGAAACTCCAGTCTCAACAGCCTTCACCTTCATTTCAAAATCAGAATCTGATGCTTCTTCACCAGCAGCAGCACTTGCATTTCCCTTTTTACTTAACTTCCGCTTCATTTtagattttttctttttttctttctcagtATTAGGCGTTGATCTAGTAGCAACTACCATCGcactatttataaaaaatatttaacgaAAGTAACTGTTAAAATCGTGCCTACAATTTAAGGAGAgataatgaaaaagaagaaaatgggTAGACGTTGAAAGAAGTTAAAGAATTAAGCTCTGAAAATGGCAGTTACTGTAGGGAGAGAAGAAAAATGCGAGAGAAAAGTGGAGAAGAAAGAAGCAAGAAGGAGCACGTGTTAATCTTAGcatttttttattccaattttGTGCCACATGTAGGGCAGAGATCAAGTACGTAAATTATGTAAGAAATTGCCGTTATTAGACATTAAATGAAATAGGGAACTTAGCAGCTAATGAAAAGATTAAGTAAGGTTAGTTTTTTTGTTAACTTTTGccgttttatgaatttttgtgtaatttttcctattttatttatattaaaacaactataatttaataatttttttaaaataaatcataaatttatcaaaaaaagtgtctaaataaatttaaactaaatattgcttcgtataaatataatatatttatagtttaataaataaaaataaaaagtatgcCCTTTACGGTCTTAAACAACAACAGCTAATCAAATCTCATTAAACACGTCTGATCTATCAGTTATCAGCTAGCAGCCAACAGCTAATAGCTCTCAGTAACAGCTACCAACTACCAGCTATAAGAAACAGCTAAACCAAACAGGTCCGGATTAGGGTCGGGCAGAAATACTCAACTTATTGATGAGACTTGTATAGTAGATTAAGATAATGTAATAAAgaattttctctcaaaaaacTTACGTACATCTAACATATTATTTTGGACTATTCCAAGAAAATTTTTTATTGCGTTAAGACTTCATATCATCATGAGGTTGGGAGTTTTTTGCAACTTAGTTTATTTTACTTGGTATATTTAAAGGTGTGCACTATTTGAGTATAATTGAAAACCGACCAGaatatattgtaattttaatttggttcgatttttagCTAtagttgataattttaaaaaaattggataattTAGTTCAACTTCCGGTATATAATTTCTGCGATAACCATACGGATAAAATTAacatagttatatatatataatgtttatgtttgtaatttttttaggaaattaaggtatttttataatttttataggaCTTAGATTTCAATTAGCCCTCTAaatttatgtgtaaattaaaaaataacaccaaaattattgttttattttatctttattttattgattcaaCTATTCGGTTCATCAAAATAACTGGCCGAACTAGACAAGTTTCCCGATTTAATTTCAAtctgattatatatatatatcagatGCGGTTACAATTAATTCAGTTTGATATAGTGACCGAATTGACCAATGCACATCCTAGACATTATTGTCTAGAAGTTTGATATTCCGCCAAAAATCAAACACTTCACATGGAGAGTTGCGGACATGGCCTTCCACAGTACAATCTTCACCGAACTGGCCATAGGGGCATCTCATATGTGGAGAAAGAGAGTCGACGGACCATATTTTCCGATAGGTTAGAGGAATGTGTGGTTCGCTAGCTCGTTGGAACGGGCATTAAAATaatttcactattttaattAGACTGAGTGTTTGAAATACATATTATGAAACAATAgctaacatttttattttatttttaaatcaatagCTAAGTTAATGAAGagtgattaattataattttactattattctTACATCAATCGGTTATACAACCATCTTTCCAAGCAAGACATACCCAATAACACAAAGGAGAAAGAAAGTTGGAAATCAAATGAAACTTTTAACACAAATCTAATTactaaaatgaactttttttacacatatgtataaatataataattctcATATAAACATACaacaaaaaacataataatTCCTTTATTCCatctataaataaatgaattaaatgATCACAACTCACTCTCTCATAAAATAACAGATCTCACTAAAGAATACATATGTAGATCAAATAGTATAAATATCTCAtaaatgtataataatatatagaAAATCCAAAATCCTtctcaaaaatagaaaaaaatctcTAGTTCTTCAAGGAAGCAATTGCGGACAAAAACAGAGACGAACAGATCATAGCACCGGACATCCCTAAAGAGTAAGCCGCTCCTTTATCCATCGAAGGCGACGGAGCAGGGGCGGCCATATCTTGAGCGGAAACGCTAGCAACGGCAGCAACCACAACCAAGAAAGCTACAGCAACTGACCTGTTGAATGCCATTTGATGAGGTAAAATTAAAGGGTAATATTGTAAAGAAAGTTtgaaattgggagatatgtgGAAAATGAGAATATATGTTGGGGTGAAGTAGAATGAGAGGAGGGATTAAAGGTATATATATAGTGAAAGAAAGCGTGTGGGGCTAGAAAGAACGTGGACAGGTGGACGGCCACGTTGATGGAAAATGATAATGAGAAAGTCCAGCAAGAAAACGGCTGGTTGGTAGGTGCATCAACAATTTTGAAAATGTGAACGTTGCTGTCCtgtctttttctctttctttataGTCTTTTCTGTTAAGTAACCGTTGGGATTGGTCATTGTGTAATTTAATTGAGTCAAAATattgttaaatttaaattttgtttaatattttctaaattattaaatttaaattcttttaggtttagaaattataatatatttcgtcaaattgtataaaatggttaaattacaaatttGAGTCGATTATttatgtaaatatttaaattaaatttaaataaaaataaaatattatatttacattatatatatatttataaaaaataaattaaaatttaattacatcTATCAAGTTGTTCAAATTCAATTTGACTGAAGATATAAAAtcgttttaaatttgatttttactcAATAACTAGAGTTGCACATTCGGTTTTACAATTCGGTGGCGGAagtgaaaatattaaaaccGAGCCAATTTGTAAAAGAATCTCTAATTTATGAACTAAACCGAATATAACAACTGGTTTGACATTAATTTGTAGATATGTGTGttcttttttttgtcaaaactgTAAATATACATCTCACAAAATGAGTTTTGGGAGATTTTGACCTTCAGTTTGagaggaaaaaaattaatattttaaaaatatcatatttttggATGAGGTTAATTCTaacaaaaactattaaaaacgctaattttagttaattttcaCAAGTAATTTTCAATATTAGACAAtcactattttttaaatataccaaatttttataataattttaatcttaaacaaatcaaacttttgttcttttgaaaaatacttattaaaattaaaatataaattataaaatgaccataatcaaaataaataaataaattgatttttttttttttaaatttgggctaaaattgaaataaacttATCAAAAATTGACACTggtgtttttaaaagttttaataaaAATCACCATGCCTTAAAAAGATTTGGAACTTATTTTAAtacattaagccaaaaaaattacagaaatccATAACTTCCTTTAACACAAATTAATAGGccatgttttatttatttttattttaaattatagataattatttattattttactaattaaaatgcataaaaaataaatatagtatttGAAAACCAAATGGCACTGTAAAGAACTTGCGTAGGTTCGTTTCGTGATGATAATGGAACCTTATAGTCAAATAATCCCACCATAAAATAAAATCCCCCGTAGACATTTCGTCAAATACGTTGTAGGCAAAAGCAAAACAACTCACTGCCATTCAAATAAGCTGCAAATACACTACGTTAATTTTTAACTTGCTGATTCGAAtagtttaaagaaaaaaattataagaatttaTATCTTCCACTTGTCACGATCTAGAAGTTTCGCTTTGTCCTATATAaagactattttttttaatataggttttgatttaaaatgactagaaaaaacaagataaaaaattaatataaaattactctagaaataaaaaaagatttctaaaataaaatatttcagaacaaaaaataaaaaatgcggCTTAAAAGAGCTCATATGGACTAATTCGGGTTTTTGAACCAAAAGAAGCTCATATGGACTAATTCGGATTTTTAAACCCAAAAGCCAtcaattatcgttttattcttatcttaatttagtagttatcttttttagtcattatcttttTTTTGAGAAGAAAATTGCTCTTTGATTATCAAATAATAGGAGTTACAAGTTCGTTTACCGGGAATGGAATTTCACCGACAAATAAACAATCTCTACCAAAGAAAATGCCCGATTTAGCTAAGGCATGAGCAACTTGATTACAAGATCTTCGAACATGATTAAACCTAACATTCCGAGTGGAAATGCTAGCTAAACAATCATCAACAATCAGCTGAGTTTGGTCCATGGCTATCGTCTTCATACGCAGCCTTTCGATGACAGTAGCCGAGTCTGATTCCAATTCCAGCACCGGGGCGTTGAGATCAGCAGCAAACTTCAAACCAAATCGCACCGCCATTGCTTCAGCCAATTCAGCATTAACCACACCATGGAGCATAACAACTCCACTTCGGACAACAGCACCTGAGCTGTTTCTGCAGACAGCGCTGACCACATCCATCTTCCTCTCAATCGATATGGCCACATCAGTGTTAATTTTTAAGCTGGGATGGATAGGAGGAGTCCAAACCTGGCCTGCAACATCAGTAACACCGAGTCTTATATCCTTTCTTCTGTCAGATTGAGAAGACAAACCCTGAATGCAACTAAACAACAGCTCCGGAGGCAACCTGCTTTCTCAAACACCACATTATTACTGTCATTCCAAATGCACCAACGGCTCTAACAAAAGAATTCAGATCTTCAGTTCTTAGAGAATTAAACATAGCATTCTTCCAATCTAAGAATGAACTAGCCTGGGTACACTCAACACGAGTAGTCAGAGGGGACCTCAACCATAAACCCCTAACCTGATCACAGTCCTTCAGAGCATGGAGGTCAGATTCTTCGTCGATACCACAACGAGGGTACAGTGATTGAACTCCAACTCCTTTCTTCGCTAAGTTGAGATTACAAGGCAGAGTTCCATGGCATAAACGCCAAAGAAAGTGCTTAACCTTACCCGAAATGGATAGCTGCCATATCTTCTTCCACCAAGGGTCGACATTATGACGGATAGAAGGATTCCCACTAGAAATACCTGCACCATTGAGAGCTAGAAAATAACCTGATCTCACCGAGTAAATCCCATTTTTATTGGACGGCCAGAAAGTCTTGTCTGGGGGGAGTCTATCACTTAACGGAATTTGGAGAATCAGATCAACGTCTTGAGCTGTGAACGCCTCCTTCAATCTCTGAACATTCCAAGTCGCATTCTCTTCATCAATAAAGAAATTAGCTTTACAATTCTCTGGGACAGACATTACACCCATTGGCTTCAGTGAAGGAGAAGAAGGGACCCAATTATCCTTTTTAATCTCAATAGACTGTCCGTTGCCTAACCTCCATGATAAACCTGAAAAGAGAAGCTTCTTACCTTCGATCAAGCTTTGCCAGGCATAACTGGAGCCCCTCTTAGCTTTAGCATAACAAAGATCATCTGAAGGAAAGTACTTTGCTCGAAAGACTCTTGCACAGAGAGATGAAGGATATTGTAGAAGCCGCCATGCCTGTTTGTCTAACATAGCCAGATTGAAAGCCCGCAAATTCCGAAAACCCAAACCGCCATTTGCTTTGGATTTACAAATTGTACTCCAACTTACCCACGAGATCTTCCGCTTGTCATCCGACCCACTCCACCAATAACGGGATATAATGCTTTGCATCTCATTACAAAACGTAACAGGGAGAGCAAAATAACTCATTATGTACGTTGGAATCGATTGAGCGATGGACTTTATAAGAACCTCCTTACCGGCTTTCGAGAGAAATTTCTCCTTCCACCCGGAAATTCTTTTATGAAGACGATCCTTAAGAAAATCAAATATGGGTTTTTTCGAACGACCCACCATGGTTGGCATCCCAAGATATTTCTTAAATTTCACCACCTCCTTCATCCCCAAAATCTGCTGAACTTCCCTTCTGTTTACCGCTGCAACTCTTGAACTGAAAAGGATCTCCGACTTATCATAGTTAACAACTTGGCCGGAAGCTCGCTCATATAAGCTGATAATGTTCTTTAAGTCCTGACATTCCCGAGCTGTCGCTTTTGCAAATAACATACTGTCATCCGCGAAAAATAAGTGGTTAATCCTAGGTCCTCCTCGACAAACTCTACCACCTGTTAACGATCCTCTCCGCTCTCCTTGCCGAAGTAAAGTAGAAAATCCCTCTGAACATATCAAAAAGAGATACGGCGAGATGGGGTCTCCTTTCCGAAGACCTCTCTGCGGCTGAATATAACCACACGGCGCACCATTAATCAACACTGAAAAGGTCACAGATGAGATGCACGCCATAATCAGGTGAACAAAGTGAACTGGGAAGTTCATTTTAATCATCAATTTCCGCAGGAAGTCCCATTCGACGCGATCAAAAGCCTTACTCATGTCTAGTTTGAGAGCCACAGTACCCGCTTTTCCTTGAGAACACTTATCCATAGAATGTATCATCTCGAAGGCGACCAGAGCGTTGTCAGTAATCAACCGACCCGGGACAAAAGCGCTCTGGGATTCATGGATGACCGAAGACAGCACTTATTTCATTCTATTTGCGATGACTTTGGCAATCAGCTTGTACACGACGTTACATAGACTTATAGGGCGAAAGTCCTTCATCGTCTCCGGGTTAGCGGTCTTTGGAATTAGTGTAATGTATGTGTGGTTAACTCTTTCGGGCATAACTCCTATATTGAAGACGTCAAGGACACAGCTAACAACATCCTCTCCGACAATATGCCAATAGGAGTTGTAAAAAATTGCAGGCATCCCATCCGGACCCGGCGCTTTAGTTGGACCCATTTGTCTAAGTGCTAATCGAATTTCCTCCTCTATAATCGGCCTGTTTAGCATATCCACTTGGTTCATTGATAAACCTGAGTTGATACTGTTTACCACTTGCTCTTGGTTGGAAGGATGAGACATACTGAATAGGTTACTGAAATAGTCAGTAATGACTTTCTGAAGCCCGACTCCCTCTTGCCAATTACCTTCATCATCTTTGAGACGATAAATGGAATTATTCTTTTTCCGGTTAGAAGCTTTACGATGGAAGAATTTATTATTGCGATCGCCGTCCCTCAGCCAATCCGCTCTCGACCTCTGCTTCCATAGTATTTCCTCTCTAGCGAGCAGCTCATCAACTTCGCTATGAATTTTCAGCGCCTCTTCAACCAAGTCGGGAGCAGATCCGCTGTCTTGCGCAACTTTAAGGGCATTAAGCTTCTTATTCAGATGGAATCTCACACTTCCGATATTAAGGTAAGCCCAAGCTTTCAATCCCTCGCCACAAGATGAAATTTGGTCCATAAGCCTACTGCCAGAGACAGCACCATAATCCCAGACCGACAAGAGAGCTTCTTCAAACTTCTCGTGCGTCATCCACATTTGCTCGAAACGAAAAGGTTTAACCAGATTTTTAGCCGTTTCAACCTCTGTATTAAGGATAATAGGGCTGTGATCAGACCTGTGCTTGGCTAAATGGATGACCCTCCAATTCAAATAACTGTCCTGCCACATCAGATTTGCGCAAAATCTGTCCAGCCTCACTTTCACATTCTGATCAGCTTTTCTATTATTCGACCAAGTAAACGCGTCCCCTGAGTATCCCAAATCAGCAATGTCACAATCCTCTAAAGCGAGCCTGAACATATCCAACTCCTTTTGATCTCGCAAATTACCCCCTATCTTTTCATGGTGAAATTAGTACATGTTAAAATCGCCAAAAAGCAATAGCGGCACTGAAACGCTCGTGCACTGCTGCCTTATCAACTCACAAGTACGATTTCTAAGATTAGTTTCGGGCCAGCCATAAACCCCAACTCCTTTCCATCGAAGATTCACCTTAGGGTCGTGAGAATGGAATGCAATGTGATTGTGAGAATGATTAGAGATATCCACAACCAAATCGTTTTTCCAAAACAAAGCTAACCCGCCTTTCCTGCCATCCGCATCAACTATAAAGGACTTGTAAGCAAAAAAACTTCtacagataaaattaaattcaccaACTACTAATTTAGTCTCAGACAAGAAAAAAATATCCGgggaattattattaataatgaatTTAAGAGCACGTACCGTCCAGGGATTCCCCGCACCCTGGAGGTTCCAACTTAGGATTTTCATTGCATCCGGCGAGACTGACTCGCAGTCTTCGTCGATATCTCTAAGGATTCAACCTGGGCCATTAAACCATCTTTAGCTTTCTTTGAGAAAAGAGTAATGGATTTGTCATATAATTGTGTCTCACGGTGTAGTCTTTTAGCCATGATCGAGCTTTCTTTCTTCGCATTAGTTCCCTTCGGTACTGCTCGTTTGCCTTTGAGTCCGACCCAAGAGTTTTTATTAGCATGTTTCTGACCATCAACAACTCCGGTAGAAAATAAAGGGATGCCTGCAATGTTATCTTTAGGTCGCGCTTGGATCACATTTATTTTAACAAACCCATCTGATCCTGACATTCCTTCCTTCTCTAGCCTTTTCAATACGTGTGTGGAAGCCTCAGTCAGCATGTTGGAGCTTAGAATTTCAACTTCAGTTCCCTGATGTTCGTTAACCTC includes:
- the LOC126661625 gene encoding uncharacterized protein LOC126661625, translating into MKILSWNLQGAGNPWTVRALKFIINNNSPDIFFLSETKLVVGEFNFICRSFFAYKSFIVDADGRKGGLALFWKNDLVVDISNHSHNHIAFHSHDPKVNLRWKGVGVYGWPETNLRNRTWGNLRDQKELDMFRLALEDCDIADLGYSGDAFTWSNNRKADQNVKVRLDRFCANLMWQDSYLNWRVIHLAKHRSDHSPIILNTEVETAKNLVKPFRFEQMWMTHEKFEEALLSVWDYGAVSGSRLMDQISSCGEGLKAWAYLNIGSVRFHLNKKLNALKVAQDSGSAPDLVEEALKIHSEVDELLAREEILWKQRSRADWLRDGDRNNKFFHRKASNRKKNNSIYRLKDDEGNWQEGVGLQKVITDYFSNLFSMSHPSNQEQVVNSINSGLSMNQVDMLNRPIIEEEIRLALRQMGPTKAPGPDGMPAIFYNSYWHIVGEDVVSCVLDVFNIGVMPERVNHTYITLIPKTANPETMKDFRPISLCNVVYKLIAKSAFVPGRLITDNALVAFEMIHSMDKCSQGKAGTVALKLDMSKAFDRVEWDFLRKLMIKMNFPVHFVHLIMACISSVTFSVLINGAPCGYIQPQRGLRKGDPISPYLFLICSEGFSTLLRQGERRGSLTGGRVCRGGPRINHLFFADDSMLFAKATARECQDLKNIISLYERASGQVVNYDKSEILFSSRVAAVNRREVQQILGMKEVVKFKKYLGMPTMVGRSKKPIFDFLKDRLHKRISGWKEKFLSKAGKEVLIKSIAQSIPTYIMSYFALPVTFCNEMQSIISRYWWSGSDDKRKISWVSWSTICKSKANGGLGFRNLRAFNLAMLDKQAWRLLQYPSSLCARVFRAKYFPSDDLCYAKAKRGSSYAWQSLIEGKKLLFSGLSWRLGNGQSIEIKKDNWVPSSPSLKPMGVMSVPENCKANFFIDEENATWNVQRLKEAFTAQDVDLILQIPLSDRLPPDKTFWPSNKNGIYSVRSGYFLALNGAGISSGNPSIRHNVDPWWKKIWQLSISGKVKHFLWRLCHGTLPCNLNLAKKGVGVQSLYPRCGIDEESDLHALKDCDQVRGLWLRSPLTTRVECTQASSFLDWKNAMFNSLRTEDLNSFVRAVGAFGMTGLSSQSDRRKDIRLGVTDVAGQVWTPPIHPSLKINTDVAISIERKMDVVSAVCRNSSGAVVRSGVVMLHGVVNAELAEAMAVRFGLKFAADLNAPVLELESDSATVIERLRMKTIAMDQTQLIVDDCLASISTRNVRFNHVRRSCNQVAHALAKSGIFFGRDCLFVGEIPFPVNELVTPII